From a region of the Bacillota bacterium genome:
- a CDS encoding (Fe-S)-binding protein, translating into MAEYKGMAQPSRAGEKDMRKIHMEPIPDELKPEKALEYLDEYRKKFRSFVMAMESCTKCGQCAENCHTYLGTRDPNNIPTNRAELIRKIYRRYFTLEGRWFGNLVGAEDISLDVIEQWYSYFWQCSECRRCAHVCPFGIDTCEVTMAGRQILHWLGITPKLHADVGGAMEKVGNHTGLPKPGIIDTLEFMAEECMDEFGIEIEFPVDKPDADIMYVPSSADFLLNPYTLMGAGMFFKYIGANWTIPSTVTEAGNFGLLFDQRYTQRHNVMRLLNAAQNLNVKKIVWGECGHGWRAAKMYVPSLADRPIRWDITHLHDEVAHLINTNQLKLDPSKNSKPTTLHDPCNYVRACGLNDNMRTCIKASVANYVEMSPNGADNFCCGGGSGILFDDKEMYQKRIELSWKKAEQVRATGIGKDGNGILCAPCSICKAQLYPMVEEHDLGVEVKGLIDLVGMALDWK; encoded by the coding sequence ATGGCTGAATATAAAGGTATGGCACAACCAAGCAGAGCCGGCGAAAAGGATATGCGGAAGATCCATATGGAGCCTATTCCCGATGAGCTAAAGCCCGAAAAGGCTTTAGAGTATTTGGATGAGTACCGCAAAAAGTTTCGCTCCTTTGTAATGGCCATGGAGTCATGTACTAAGTGCGGCCAGTGTGCTGAAAACTGTCATACGTACCTCGGCACGAGAGACCCTAACAATATTCCCACCAATCGTGCTGAATTAATTAGAAAAATATACCGGCGCTACTTTACCTTGGAAGGTCGCTGGTTTGGTAATTTAGTAGGGGCAGAAGATATCAGCTTAGATGTCATCGAACAATGGTACTCCTACTTTTGGCAGTGCAGTGAGTGCCGCAGGTGTGCTCACGTTTGCCCCTTTGGCATTGATACCTGTGAAGTTACCATGGCAGGCAGGCAGATACTGCACTGGCTGGGTATAACACCTAAACTACACGCTGATGTTGGCGGCGCCATGGAAAAGGTCGGTAACCATACCGGACTACCCAAGCCGGGTATTATCGATACCTTGGAATTTATGGCCGAGGAATGTATGGATGAGTTCGGCATTGAGATTGAATTCCCTGTGGACAAACCGGATGCCGACATCATGTACGTTCCGTCATCGGCGGACTTCCTTTTAAACCCGTATACACTTATGGGGGCCGGGATGTTCTTTAAGTATATAGGCGCCAACTGGACAATTCCCAGTACCGTAACAGAGGCGGGTAACTTCGGGCTGTTATTTGACCAGCGCTACACCCAGCGGCATAACGTGATGCGCTTATTGAATGCCGCTCAAAATTTAAATGTGAAAAAGATTGTCTGGGGTGAGTGCGGACACGGCTGGCGTGCTGCTAAAATGTACGTGCCCAGCCTGGCAGACCGGCCCATACGCTGGGACATTACACACCTGCACGATGAAGTGGCTCATTTGATTAATACCAATCAGTTAAAACTGGACCCCAGTAAGAACAGCAAACCTACTACATTGCACGATCCGTGTAACTATGTACGCGCCTGCGGTCTGAACGACAATATGCGCACCTGCATAAAGGCCAGTGTGGCTAATTATGTGGAAATGTCTCCTAACGGGGCCGATAACTTCTGTTGCGGCGGTGGTTCCGGTATACTGTTTGACGATAAAGAAATGTACCAGAAAAGAATTGAACTGAGCTGGAAAAAAGCAGAACAAGTGCGAGCAACCGGCATTGGTAAAGATGGTAATGGTATTCTATGCGCACCATGCTCCATTTGTAAGGCCCAGCTTTACCCCATGGTTGAAGAACATGATTTGGGCGTGGAAGTTAAAGGGCTTATTGACCTGGTTGGTATGGCTTTGGATTGGAAATAA
- a CDS encoding cobyrinate a,c-diamide synthase, producing the protein MQQLVNIPRLVVGAPQGRSGKTTFTMALLSGLVKKNMVVQSFKKGPDFIDPSWHARITGRPCRNLDRFIMDEETIKQSLAKGIKGAEIGVVEGAMGLFDGVDLEGSGSTAEIAKIIGAPVVLVVNTTRMTRSVAAIVKGCIEFDSEVKVSGVILNKVARSRHENMLRNAIEHYCGIPVLGAIPKGKQFTIPDRHLGLIPAAENDELAAGIDAAGTEAGQYLDLDGLVEMARGAKTLHVNTGDQDSNTLNLNIDSLTPGDSDNAGIRIGICMDRAFSFYYPENLEALSAAGATLVPIDTINDNQLPPLDGLYIGGGFPEIFPRELENNSDLRKQIRMAVNDGLPVYAECGGLMYLGRSLKWQDENHADVCHSMVGALPFDVEMQRKPQGHGYIALEVEKENPYFPVGTCLKGHEFHHSRIINLDTSCLQTAWRVTRGHGIDGHGDGLVYKNVLASYTHLHALGTSGWAPALVKKAREYRDARKG; encoded by the coding sequence ATGCAGCAACTAGTTAATATACCTCGCCTTGTGGTAGGTGCACCGCAGGGGAGATCAGGCAAAACTACATTTACCATGGCTCTTTTAAGCGGGCTGGTGAAAAAAAACATGGTAGTACAGTCCTTCAAAAAGGGACCGGACTTTATAGATCCCAGTTGGCATGCGCGTATAACAGGACGTCCTTGCCGCAACCTGGACAGGTTTATAATGGACGAGGAAACCATCAAACAATCCCTGGCCAAAGGAATTAAAGGTGCAGAGATTGGGGTTGTGGAAGGTGCCATGGGGCTCTTTGACGGGGTGGACCTGGAAGGGAGCGGCAGTACGGCAGAAATTGCTAAAATTATCGGAGCACCGGTTGTCCTGGTGGTAAATACAACCAGGATGACTCGGAGTGTTGCTGCCATAGTAAAAGGATGTATAGAGTTTGACTCTGAAGTAAAAGTAAGCGGTGTTATTCTGAACAAAGTGGCACGTTCCAGGCACGAAAATATGCTTCGCAACGCCATCGAACACTATTGCGGGATACCTGTACTCGGTGCCATACCCAAGGGTAAACAATTTACTATTCCGGACCGGCATCTTGGTCTTATCCCGGCCGCTGAAAATGACGAACTTGCCGCTGGAATCGATGCCGCCGGGACCGAAGCCGGGCAGTACCTGGACTTAGACGGCCTGGTGGAAATGGCCCGGGGCGCAAAGACATTGCATGTAAACACCGGAGATCAAGATAGCAATACACTAAACTTGAATATTGACAGCCTGACACCGGGGGACAGTGATAACGCCGGCATAAGAATAGGTATCTGTATGGACAGGGCGTTTAGTTTCTATTATCCTGAAAATTTGGAAGCACTCAGTGCTGCCGGAGCCACACTGGTGCCCATAGATACTATAAATGATAATCAATTGCCGCCACTGGATGGCTTATATATTGGCGGTGGCTTCCCGGAAATATTTCCCCGGGAACTGGAAAATAACAGTGACTTAAGAAAACAAATTCGCATGGCCGTTAATGACGGTCTGCCCGTTTATGCTGAGTGCGGCGGTTTGATGTACCTGGGCAGGAGCCTTAAATGGCAGGATGAAAACCATGCTGATGTATGCCACTCCATGGTAGGGGCGCTCCCCTTTGATGTGGAAATGCAGCGCAAACCTCAGGGACATGGATATATTGCCCTGGAGGTGGAAAAGGAAAATCCTTATTTCCCGGTAGGTACTTGCTTAAAGGGACATGAATTTCATCATTCCAGGATTATAAATTTAGATACTTCCTGCCTCCAAACTGCATGGCGTGTAACCCGTGGCCACGGCATTGACGGCCACGGCGACGGTCTGGTATATAAAAATGTTCTGGCATCGTACACCCACCTGCACGCCCTGGGCACATCCGGCTGGGCCCCGGCTCTGGTGAAAAAGGCAAGAGAATACCGGGATGCGAGAAAAGGATGA
- a CDS encoding Fic family protein: MEAIDEKFKIDWTYNSNAIEGNTLTLQETSFFLQHGLTSKGKTLQEYLEVQNHAEAIDWIKDIIKDKRALTEGLIKELHALLMKGIQYIWVGPRENRVQKEITPGKYKTQPNHVITINGHIHKYCEPIKVPEKMGKLVNFINNSGRHPIELAAIAHHQLAAIHPFDDGNGRVARLVMNLILMQKGYLPVVIKKEKREEYYRTLMKADEGDISDFIDLVVKEEINSLQLIINVIKQQ; this comes from the coding sequence ATGGAAGCTATAGATGAAAAATTTAAAATTGACTGGACATATAACTCCAACGCCATTGAAGGAAACACCCTTACCCTGCAAGAAACCTCATTTTTTTTGCAACATGGATTAACCTCCAAAGGAAAAACCCTGCAAGAATATCTCGAGGTACAAAACCATGCCGAAGCCATTGATTGGATTAAAGACATTATTAAAGATAAAAGGGCCCTTACCGAAGGATTAATAAAAGAACTCCATGCACTGCTTATGAAAGGCATTCAATATATTTGGGTAGGCCCCAGAGAAAATAGAGTGCAAAAAGAAATTACGCCTGGAAAATACAAGACTCAGCCCAACCACGTAATAACAATTAACGGCCATATACATAAATACTGCGAGCCCATAAAAGTCCCGGAAAAAATGGGCAAACTGGTTAACTTCATAAATAACTCCGGCCGTCATCCAATTGAGCTGGCTGCTATAGCACATCACCAGCTGGCCGCTATTCATCCCTTTGATGACGGCAATGGCAGGGTGGCAAGGCTTGTTATGAATCTAATACTAATGCAAAAAGGCTATCTTCCCGTGGTCATAAAGAAAGAAAAAAGAGAGGAGTATTACAGAACCTTAATGAAAGCGGACGAAGGAGATATATCTGATTTTATTGATCTGGTGGTCAAAGAAGAAATAAATAGCCTACAGCTGATCATAAATGTTATTAAGCAACAGTAA
- a CDS encoding nucleotidyltransferase domain-containing protein, with the protein MKLTRLEQEVLNQFVSHLGQVCPKQIRSVILYGSKARGDSTPDSDLDILLLVKDRRQIDRDKIYDFILDAELEHSIDISLSIYDAKEFDRMTRWQIPFAANVARDGEVLWRV; encoded by the coding sequence ATGAAACTTACCCGGCTTGAGCAGGAAGTTTTAAACCAATTTGTTTCTCATTTGGGTCAAGTATGTCCCAAGCAAATCCGTTCAGTTATTCTCTATGGCTCGAAGGCCAGGGGAGATAGTACACCGGACTCTGACCTGGACATTTTGCTGCTTGTAAAAGATCGCCGGCAAATTGACCGCGACAAAATATATGACTTTATATTAGATGCGGAATTGGAACATTCCATAGACATTTCACTCAGTATCTATGATGCAAAAGAATTTGACCGTATGACCAGATGGCAAATACCCTTTGCAGCAAATGTTGCCCGGGATGGTGAAGTTCTATGGCGGGTATAG